A window of Enterobacter ludwigii genomic DNA:
CTTCTTCGGCATCCAAAAGGGTGCCTACACCTACGGTCAGGGCGTATTTTGGAACCTGGTTAACGTCACCGTCAAAGAAGCGGGAGTTTGCCACGCGTGTGTCATGGGTCAGCGTTTTAATACGGGTACGGGAAGCCAGAGAAGACGCCGGTTCGTTAAACGCGATATGACCATCATTACCTACACCACCCATAAACAGGTGGATTTTACCGTAGGAACGGATTTTTTCTTCATACTGACGACATTCTGCGTCAATATCAGGCGCGTTTCCATTCAGCAGGTTAATATTTTCAGATGGAATATCAACGTGATCAAAGAAGTTGCGGTGCATAAAGCTATGGTAGCTTTCCGGGTGATCCTTCGGTAAGCCAACATATTCGTCCATATTGAAGGTCACAACATGTTTAAAGCTAACCTGGCCTGCTTTATGCATCTCAACCAGTGCCTTATACGCGGTTAGGGGTGTGCCGCCTGTTGGAAGACCAAGAACGAAAGGACGATCGGCAGTAGGTTTAAATGCGTTAATACGGTTAACGATATGGCGAGCGGCCCATTTACCAACTTGTTCAGCAGTTGCCAGGGGAATCAGTCTCATTGTTCACCTCAAGAGTTAAAGTAGAAGAGTGGGCGGATGGCTATCGGAACCTGAATTAAGCGTAACCTGGAATCTTTCAGGCCGGATCAATCCGTCTTGATTTTTTGAATGATAAAATAAGTTTTCGCAGTTAGCCAGCATAAGGGAGGGTTAATAACGATATTTGGTGACAAAAATCACAAAAAATACGTGTTTAATTTGCGATACGAATTAATTTTTCACACACTCACAATGCCAGTGAATCATCAACTGTATTTATAGTTCGTGACACAATAAAAAACAGAGCTGAGAACATGCCTTAAACGGGGTCTCATAGGGGGAAGAAAGTGAGTATTCTAGGTTATTTACAAAAGGTTGGTCGCGCACTTATGGTGCCGGTCGCCACGCTGCCAGCCGCAGCGATATTAATGGGTGTCGGTTACTGGATTGACCCGGTAAGTTGGGGCGGCGATAACGCTCTGGCGGCACTGTTTATTAAATCGGGCTCCGCCATTATCGATCACATGTCAGTCCTGTTCGCGATTGGTGTGGCTTATGGTATGTCCAAAGATAAAGACGGCGCAGCGGCGCTGACCGGCTTTGTCGGTTTCCTGGTATTAACTACCCTCTGCTCCCCAGCAGCGGTGTCTATGATTCAAAAAATCCCAGCGGATCAAGTTCCTGCCGCATTCGGGAAAATTGAAAACCAGTTCGTTGGTATCCTCGTCGGTATCATCTCTGCTGAACTGTACAACCGCTTCAGCGGCGTAGAGCTGCCAAAAGCGCTGTCCTTCTTCAGCGGTCGTCGTCTGGTGCCTATTCTGACTTCCTTCCTGATGATCGTTGTTGCATTCATCATGATGTACATCTGGCCGGTTATCTTTGACGGTCTGGTGAACTTCGGTGAGCACATTCAGAAGCTGGGTTCCGTCGGTGCGGGCGTATACGCGTTCTTCAACCGTCTGTTGATCCCGGTCGGTTTGCACCACGCGCTGAACTCCGTATTCTGGTTCGATGTTGCCGGTATTAACGATATTCCTAACTTCCTGGGTGGCGCACAGTCCATCGAAGCAGGTAAAGCGGTTGTCGGTATCACTGGTCGTTACCAGGCGGGCTTCTTCCCAATCATGATGTTCGGCCTGCCAGGTGCAGCGCTGGCTATCTACCACTGCGCACGTCCAGAGAACAAAGCGAAAGTCCTGGGTATCATGATGGCGGGTGCATTTGCAGCCTTCTTCACCGGTATCACTGAACCGCTGGAATTCTCCTTCATGTTCGTGGCTCCTGTGCTGTATGTGATCCACGCTGTGCTGACCGGTATCTCTGTGTTCATCGCCGCAAGTATGCAGTGGATTGCCGGTTTCGGCTTCAGTGCGGGTCTGGTGGATATGGTGCTTTCTTCCCGTAACCCGCTGGCAACCCACTGGTGGATGCTGATCCCACAGGGTCTGGTGTTCTTTGCTATCTACTACGTGGTGTTCCGTTTCACTATCACCAAATTCAACCTGATGACCCCAGGTCGTGAACTGGCTGTTGCCGGTAGCGAAGCGGATGGTCAGGACGTGAATGTGAGCGCGGACAAAGACCAGGATGTTGCAGGTCTGGCGCGTCAGTACATCGCCGCTGTCGGCGGTTCTGACAACCTGACCGGTATCGACGCATGTATCACCCGTCTGCGTCTGAACGTAAAAGACTCTTCTCTGGTGAACGAAGCGCTGGCTAAACGCCTGGGTGCATCCGGTGTTATCCGTCTGAACAAAACCAGCGTGCAGATTATCGTTGGGTTCGTGGCAGAAAAAATTGCCAATGCCATGAAAACGACAGGTCCGGTAGCCGCAGCGGAAACGTCTGCAGCTCCAGCCGCTGCGCCAGCTGCCGCAAAACCGCAGGCAGTACCAAATGCTAAAACGATTGCCGCACTGGTTTCCCCAGTGACGGGTGAAGTCGTTGCCATTGAGCAGGTGCCTGACGAAGCCTTCGCCAGCAAAGCGGTCGGTGA
This region includes:
- the nagE gene encoding N-acetylglucosamine-specific PTS transporter subunit IIBC, which codes for MSILGYLQKVGRALMVPVATLPAAAILMGVGYWIDPVSWGGDNALAALFIKSGSAIIDHMSVLFAIGVAYGMSKDKDGAAALTGFVGFLVLTTLCSPAAVSMIQKIPADQVPAAFGKIENQFVGILVGIISAELYNRFSGVELPKALSFFSGRRLVPILTSFLMIVVAFIMMYIWPVIFDGLVNFGEHIQKLGSVGAGVYAFFNRLLIPVGLHHALNSVFWFDVAGINDIPNFLGGAQSIEAGKAVVGITGRYQAGFFPIMMFGLPGAALAIYHCARPENKAKVLGIMMAGAFAAFFTGITEPLEFSFMFVAPVLYVIHAVLTGISVFIAASMQWIAGFGFSAGLVDMVLSSRNPLATHWWMLIPQGLVFFAIYYVVFRFTITKFNLMTPGRELAVAGSEADGQDVNVSADKDQDVAGLARQYIAAVGGSDNLTGIDACITRLRLNVKDSSLVNEALAKRLGASGVIRLNKTSVQIIVGFVAEKIANAMKTTGPVAAAETSAAPAAAPAAAKPQAVPNAKTIAALVSPVTGEVVAIEQVPDEAFASKAVGDGVAVKPTEKTVVSPAAGTIVKIFNTNHAFCLETENGAEIVVHMGIDTVALNGQGFTRLVEEGAEVVAGQPILEMDLDFLNANARSMISPVVCSNIDDFSGLVIQAKGQVVAGQTPLYEIKGK
- the nagB gene encoding glucosamine-6-phosphate deaminase, translated to MRLIPLATAEQVGKWAARHIVNRINAFKPTADRPFVLGLPTGGTPLTAYKALVEMHKAGQVSFKHVVTFNMDEYVGLPKDHPESYHSFMHRNFFDHVDIPSENINLLNGNAPDIDAECRQYEEKIRSYGKIHLFMGGVGNDGHIAFNEPASSLASRTRIKTLTHDTRVANSRFFDGDVNQVPKYALTVGVGTLLDAEEVMILVLGGVKAQALQAAVEGNVNHMWTISCLQLHPKSVIVCDEPSTMELKVKTLKYFNELEAENIKGL